The proteins below are encoded in one region of Mycobacterium botniense:
- a CDS encoding DUF3099 domain-containing protein encodes MCDSRGMKRGHELGFDDDGRPVLITAAAPAYEVQHRARVRKYLTLMAFRVPALVLAAIAYGAWHNGLVSLAIVAISIPLPWMAVLIANDRPPRRAEEPRRFENRRRIPLFPTAQRPALERGRGPVAQPDSPQQVRWPGFSPDQASTSPPDGSA; translated from the coding sequence ATGTGCGACAGTAGAGGTATGAAGCGCGGCCACGAGCTGGGTTTCGACGACGATGGTCGGCCAGTGCTCATCACCGCCGCCGCACCCGCCTACGAGGTACAGCATCGAGCGCGGGTACGTAAATACCTGACGTTGATGGCGTTCCGGGTTCCGGCTCTTGTGCTGGCAGCGATCGCCTACGGCGCCTGGCACAACGGTCTGGTCTCGCTGGCGATTGTGGCTATTTCGATCCCGCTGCCGTGGATGGCAGTTCTGATCGCCAACGACCGCCCGCCCCGCCGCGCCGAAGAGCCCCGTCGGTTCGAGAACCGCCGGCGCATTCCGCTGTTCCCGACGGCCCAGCGGCCAGCTCTCGAGCGCGGGAGAGGCCCGGTGGCGCAACCGGACTCACCGCAGCAAGTCCGATGGCCCGGCTTCTCTCCGGACCAGGCATCCACCTCGCCGCCCGACGGTTCCGCGTAA
- a CDS encoding DUF7455 domain-containing protein, which translates to MNATLTSPELTRADRCDRCGAVARVRVTLPSGAELLFCRHHATQHEAKLIELSAVLHISDEVEP; encoded by the coding sequence ATGAACGCGACACTGACCAGTCCTGAACTGACCAGGGCTGATCGCTGCGACCGATGCGGCGCCGTGGCTCGTGTGCGTGTCACCTTGCCCTCCGGCGCTGAACTACTGTTTTGCCGACACCACGCCACCCAGCACGAAGCCAAACTGATCGAATTATCCGCGGTGCTGCACATCAGCGACGAGGTAGAGCCGTAA
- the sigB gene encoding sigma-70 family RNA polymerase sigma factor SigB: protein MTVQANQEAAMADATTSWVDSDLDAQSPAADLVRVYLNGIGKTALLNAADEVELAKRIEAGLYAQHLLETRKRLGENRKRELEAVVRDGEAARRHLLEANLRLVVSLAKRYTGRGMPLLDLIQEGNLGLIRAMEKFDYTKGFKFSTYATWWIRQAITRGMADQSRTIRLPVHLVEQVNKLARIKRELHQNLGREATEEELAAESGIPIDKINDLLEHSRDPVSLDMPVGSEEEAPLGDFIEDAEAASAESAVIAELMHTDISRVLATLDEREHQVIRLRFGLDDGQPRTLDQIGKLFGLSRERVRQIEREVMAKLRNGERADRLRSYAS from the coding sequence TTGACAGTTCAAGCCAATCAGGAGGCCGCTATGGCAGACGCCACCACAAGCTGGGTTGACAGCGATCTGGATGCGCAGAGCCCTGCAGCGGACCTCGTGCGCGTGTATTTGAACGGCATCGGTAAGACGGCATTGCTCAACGCCGCCGATGAAGTCGAGCTTGCCAAGCGCATCGAGGCCGGGCTCTACGCCCAACATCTGCTGGAAACCCGCAAGCGCCTCGGCGAGAACCGCAAACGCGAGTTGGAAGCTGTGGTACGCGACGGGGAGGCGGCCCGCCGCCATCTGCTGGAAGCCAACCTGCGGCTGGTGGTGTCACTGGCCAAGCGCTACACGGGCCGGGGCATGCCATTGCTAGACCTCATCCAGGAAGGCAACCTCGGCTTGATCCGGGCGATGGAAAAGTTTGATTACACAAAGGGATTCAAGTTCTCCACCTATGCCACCTGGTGGATTCGCCAGGCCATCACCCGCGGCATGGCCGACCAGAGCCGCACCATCCGACTGCCCGTGCACCTGGTCGAACAGGTCAACAAGTTGGCGCGGATCAAGCGCGAGTTGCATCAAAACCTTGGACGTGAAGCCACCGAAGAGGAACTGGCCGCGGAATCCGGCATCCCGATCGACAAGATCAATGACCTGCTGGAGCACAGCCGCGACCCGGTGAGCCTGGATATGCCGGTGGGCTCCGAAGAAGAAGCGCCGCTGGGCGATTTCATCGAGGACGCCGAGGCAGCGTCCGCGGAGAGTGCGGTGATCGCCGAACTGATGCACACCGACATCAGCCGCGTGCTGGCCACCCTCGACGAGCGTGAACACCAGGTCATCCGGTTGCGTTTCGGTCTGGACGACGGGCAGCCGCGCACCCTGGATCAGATCGGCAAGCTCTTCGGCCTGTCCCGCGAGCGGGTGCGCCAGATCGAGCGGGAAGTGATGGCCAAGCTGCGCAATGGTGAGCGCGCCGATCGGTTGCGGTCATACGCCAGTTGA
- a CDS encoding DUF952 domain-containing protein produces the protein MSHSARLLVHLCGVRDWWDARNAGELRPESLDSAGFIHLSTPEQVHLPANRLYRGRADLVLLTIDPGALESPVRWEPGVPTDPASMLFPHLYGPLPVRAVVGVTAYRPGPDGAFPPLCWSAADPT, from the coding sequence GTGAGTCACTCGGCCCGCCTGCTGGTGCACCTCTGCGGTGTCCGGGACTGGTGGGATGCCCGCAACGCAGGCGAACTGCGTCCCGAGTCACTCGATAGTGCCGGGTTCATCCATCTTTCGACGCCCGAGCAGGTGCATTTGCCGGCCAACCGGCTCTACCGGGGGCGGGCTGACCTGGTGCTGCTTACCATCGATCCGGGTGCGCTCGAGTCACCTGTGCGGTGGGAACCGGGAGTACCAACAGATCCGGCGTCGATGTTGTTCCCCCACCTGTACGGTCCGCTGCCGGTCCGTGCGGTGGTCGGTGTCACCGCCTATCGGCCGGGCCCCGACGGTGCTTTTCCACCGCTGTGCTGGTCGGCTGCCGACCCTACGTAG
- a CDS encoding RNA polymerase sigma factor, producing MAASKASPATDEPLKRTATKSPAKAGAKPSAAKAANGSASGKRATKTTTRATRAGSISRTTKTSSTSRADKTGSASRTTKTSSASRGGVRKKTTASTKSATVKPASTRGHTKKIAAPKDIEAIASDAVDPDLLAEDFDSEPDLDLEPGEDIDAEGIDLDVADLDLDELGEDVPPEESEDVELNPDDAESVDAVAMAAVADDTIDDEEEIAEPTEMDKASGDFVWDEDESEALRQARKDAELTASADSVRAYLKQIGKVALLNAEEEVELAKRIEAGLYAGQLLAEMAERGEKLSPAQRRDMLWVCRDGDRAKNHLLEANLRLVVSLAKRYTGRGMAFLDLIQEGNLGLIRAVEKFDYTKGYKFSTYATWWIRQAITRAMADQARTIRIPVHMVEVINKLGRIQRELLQDLGREPTPEELAKEMDITPEKVLEIQQYAREPISLDQTIGDEGDSQLGDFIEDSEAVVAVDAVSFTLLQDQLQSVLETLSEREAGVVRLRFGLTDGQPRTLDEIGQVYGVTRERIRQIESKTMSKLRHPSRSQVLRDYLD from the coding sequence GTGGCAGCGAGCAAGGCAAGCCCGGCAACCGATGAGCCGCTGAAACGCACGGCCACCAAATCCCCCGCCAAAGCTGGAGCGAAGCCATCCGCGGCCAAGGCCGCCAACGGCTCGGCTTCCGGCAAACGGGCTACCAAGACCACCACCCGGGCCACCAGGGCCGGCTCGATCAGCCGGACCACCAAGACATCCTCGACCAGCCGGGCCGACAAGACCGGTTCGGCCAGCCGGACCACCAAAACAAGCTCGGCCAGCCGTGGCGGTGTGCGGAAAAAAACCACCGCGTCCACTAAAAGCGCCACCGTCAAGCCGGCGTCCACCCGGGGCCACACCAAGAAAATCGCGGCGCCGAAGGATATCGAGGCCATCGCATCCGACGCCGTCGATCCTGACCTACTAGCCGAAGACTTCGACTCCGAGCCGGATCTTGATCTCGAACCGGGCGAGGACATCGATGCTGAAGGCATCGACCTTGACGTCGCCGACCTCGACCTCGACGAACTCGGGGAGGATGTGCCGCCGGAGGAGAGCGAGGACGTCGAGCTCAACCCCGACGACGCCGAATCGGTCGACGCGGTCGCCATGGCAGCGGTTGCCGACGACACCATCGATGACGAGGAAGAGATCGCTGAGCCCACTGAAATGGACAAGGCTTCAGGCGATTTCGTCTGGGACGAAGACGAATCCGAGGCCCTGCGTCAGGCCCGCAAAGACGCCGAGCTCACCGCGTCGGCGGACTCGGTTCGCGCGTACCTGAAGCAGATCGGCAAGGTGGCGCTGCTGAACGCCGAGGAAGAGGTCGAACTGGCCAAGCGGATCGAAGCGGGCCTGTACGCCGGACAGCTGCTGGCCGAGATGGCTGAGCGCGGCGAAAAGCTCTCTCCGGCGCAGCGCCGCGACATGTTGTGGGTCTGTCGCGATGGTGATCGCGCGAAAAACCATCTGCTGGAAGCCAATCTGCGGCTTGTCGTGTCGCTGGCCAAGCGTTACACCGGCCGCGGGATGGCGTTTTTAGACCTGATCCAGGAAGGTAACCTGGGCCTGATCCGCGCGGTGGAGAAATTCGACTACACCAAGGGGTACAAGTTCTCCACGTACGCGACATGGTGGATCCGGCAGGCCATCACCCGCGCCATGGCCGACCAGGCCCGCACCATCCGGATACCCGTCCACATGGTCGAGGTGATCAACAAGCTGGGCCGTATCCAGCGTGAGCTGCTGCAGGATCTGGGTCGCGAGCCCACTCCGGAAGAGCTCGCCAAGGAAATGGACATCACGCCGGAAAAGGTCCTCGAAATCCAGCAATACGCTCGCGAGCCGATCTCGTTGGACCAGACCATCGGCGACGAAGGCGACAGCCAGCTCGGTGACTTCATTGAAGACAGCGAGGCCGTGGTGGCCGTAGATGCGGTCTCGTTCACGTTGCTGCAGGATCAGCTGCAGTCGGTGCTGGAGACGCTGTCCGAACGCGAGGCCGGTGTAGTGCGGTTGCGTTTCGGGCTTACCGACGGCCAGCCCCGTACCCTCGACGAGATCGGCCAAGTGTATGGGGTGACGCGGGAGCGCATCCGCCAGATCGAATCCAAGACCATGTCGAAGTTACGTCACCCCAGCCGTTCCCAAGTGCTGCGCGACTACCTGGACTGA
- a CDS encoding DUF3039 domain-containing protein: protein MQTQTIERTDAEERLDDGTDSGTPRYFHYVKKDKIAESAVLGTHVVALCGEVFPVTRAPKPGSPVCPECKRIYDTLKKG, encoded by the coding sequence ATGCAGACGCAGACGATCGAACGCACCGATGCCGAGGAACGTCTCGACGACGGAACCGATAGCGGTACCCCCAGGTACTTCCACTACGTCAAAAAGGACAAGATCGCCGAAAGTGCGGTGCTGGGGACTCATGTGGTCGCGTTATGCGGTGAAGTTTTTCCCGTCACGCGGGCACCCAAGCCGGGTTCGCCGGTATGCCCGGAGTGTAAACGGATCTACGACACGCTCAAAAAAGGCTGA